In Erigeron canadensis isolate Cc75 chromosome 7, C_canadensis_v1, whole genome shotgun sequence, one DNA window encodes the following:
- the LOC122607417 gene encoding inositol polyphosphate multikinase beta-like has protein sequence MLKIPEHQVAGHHAGNETRGPLVDDSGHFYKPLQSDERGPAEVSFYEKLSCNKHIPNHIRKFFPIYYGTKIMNASDGSEQPHIVLQDLASSLQNPTIMDIKIGSRTWVPEASNEHIAKCLKRDLETTSAQLGFRISGLQVYINKEAGFYKPSRDLILKSNVDDVRVNFRRYVSSNLSSGPGLGPDRALASDVYGGPNGILAQLVELKTWFEDQTIYHFCACSLLVMFEKRMDLERMSSNAQVKLIDFAHVTEGKGVIDHNFLGGLCSVIKFISKVLEDIEGNKEQ, from the coding sequence ATGCTTAAGATCCCAGAACATCAAGTAGCTGGACACCATGCTGGTAACGAAACTCGTGGTCCCCTAGTCGACGATTCGGGTCATTTTTACAAGCCTCTCCAAAGTGATGAACGCGGACCCGCCGAAGTAAGTTTCTATGAAAAATTATCTTGCAACAAACATATCCCAAATCATATCCGTAAATTTTTCCCTATTTACTATGGCACAAAAATCATGAATGCATCTGACGGGTCCGAGCAACCTCATATCGTGTTACAAGATCTTGCTTCGTCTCTACAAAATCCTACAATTATGGATATCAAAATCGGGTCTAGAACATGGGTCCCAGAAGCTTCAAATGAACACATTGCAAAATGCTTGAAAAGAGACCTCGAAACCACAAGTGCTCAATTAGGATTTAGGATATCGGGCTTGCAAGTCTACATTAACAAAGAGGCCGGTTTTTATAAACCATCTAGAGATCTTATTCTTAAGAGCAACGTAGACGATGTTAGGGTGAATTTTAGGAGATATGTGTCTTCTAACCTATCTTCAGGCCCAGGTTTAGGCCCGGATCGTGCATTGGCATCGGATGTTTATGGTGGGCCAAATGGAATATTGGCCCAGTTGGTGGAGCTAAAGACATGGTTTGAGGATCAAACTATTTACCACTTTTGTGcttgttcacttttagtcaTGTTTGAAAAGAGGATGGATTTAGAAAGAATGAGTTCAAATGCACAAGTTAAGCTTATCGATTTTGCACATGTGACAGAGGGTAAAGGTGTCATTGATCAT